The following coding sequences lie in one Lytechinus pictus isolate F3 Inbred unplaced genomic scaffold, Lp3.0 scaffold_20, whole genome shotgun sequence genomic window:
- the LOC135157943 gene encoding uncharacterized protein LOC135157943: MGQNIVCSAPVVECNPPILPSASSIRAVKSRYKVGDQVNITCNDDPDWFVWECSNDGMWRGEPIMCSPIRPAPNDENPGAPAPIINQVNGTSKREFFITGLLVTAVILFIVVLMSLAMFFIFVRNRGYGLVSSSKEEINGKGERGPLPEVPEGYANYVAGEQSLYVEPYLKQNGDPSPSYEVYEKPV; this comes from the exons ATGGGGCAAAACATTGTTTGCAGTGCCCCTGTCGTCG AATGCAATCCACCTATACTACCGAGTGCCTCATCCATTCGAGCTGTCAAATCTCGGTACAAGGTTGGCGATCAAGTCAATATCACATGTAACGACGACCCTGATTGGTTTGTGTGGGAATGCAGTAATGATGGCATGTGGCGTGGGGAGCCCATAATGTGCTCACCAATCCGCCCAGCACCTAATG ATGAAAACCCTGGAGCTCCAGCACCCATAATAAACCAAGTCAACGGAACTAGCAAACGAGAATTCTTTATCACTGGCCTCCTTGTAACAGCCGTCATTTTGTTTATCGTTGTTCTAATGAGCTTGGCGATGTTCTTCATTTTTGTGAGAAA TCGTGGTTATGGCTTGGTATCATCATCAAAAGAAGAGATCAATGGGAAAGGAGAAAGAGGACCGCTACCTGAAGTTCCTGAAGGATATGCAAACTATGTTGCTGGTGAACAATCCCTCTACGTTGAACCTTACCTCAAGCAAAACGGAGATCCAAGCCCCAGCTACGAGGTCTACGAAAAACCAGTCTGA